Proteins co-encoded in one Malus domestica chromosome 09, GDT2T_hap1 genomic window:
- the LOC114827015 gene encoding NADP-dependent malic enzyme codes for MMSLNRSCFLGNPAVAGSSSPFSQSQKRQPASLKVVALIPKARTGDRNGSVVMESTLQEVKTESEVVELKSTVHGGVKDVYGEDTATEDQLVTPWSVSVASGYTLIRSPHHNKGLAFTEKERDAHYLRGLLPPVVISQELQVKKMINSIRQYQVPLQKYIAMMDLQGRNEKLFYKLLIEHVEELLPVVYTPTVGEACQKYGSIFTQPQGLFISLKEKGKILEVLRNWPEQNIQVIVVTDGERILGLGDLGSHGMGIPVGKLALYTALGGVRPSACLPVTIDVGTNNEKLLNDEFYIGLRQKRATGQEYAELLNEFMTAVKQNYGEKVLVQFEDFANHNAFDLLAKYASTHLVFNDDIQGTASVVLAGLLAALKLVKGSLSEHRFLFLGAGEAGTGIAELIALEISKQTNTPVEETRKNIWLVDSKGLIVSSRLDSLQHFKKPWAHEHEPVGELVDAVKSIKPTVLIGTSGVGRTFTKEVVEAMASMNERPIILALSNPTSQSECTAEEAYTWTEGRAIYCSGSPFPPVEYNGKVYYPGQANNAYIFPGFGLGLIMSGTIRVHDDMLLAASEALASMVTQEDFDKGLIYPPFTNIRKISAHIAAKVAAKSYELGLATRLPEPRDLEKYAESCMYSPSYRSFR; via the exons ATGATGTCCTTGAATAGAAGCTGTTTTCTG gGGAACCCGGCCGTTGCTGGGTCTTCAAGCCCGTTCTCTCAGAGCCAGAAGAGGCAGCCAGCGTCGCTCAAAGTGGTGGCTTTGATCCCAAAAGCCCGGACAGGTGACCGAAATGGCAGCGTCGTGATGGAGAGCACATTGCAGGAGGTGAAGACCGAGTCCGAGGTGGTTGAGCTGAAATCCACCGTCCATGGTGGGGTTAAAGACGTGTACGGTGAGGATACTGCCACCGAGGACCAACTTGTCACACCCTGGAGTGTCTCGGTTGCTAG TGGATATACGTTGATACGATCTCCACACCACAACAAAGGTCTTGCCTtcacagagaaagagagagatgccCACTACTTGCGTGGCCTTCTTCCCCCAGTTGTTATTTCTCAAGAACTTCAG GTTAAGAAAATGATAAATAGTATCCGTCAATATCAAGTTCCACTGCAGAAGTATATTGCCATGATGGATCTTCAG GGGAGAAATGAAAAGCTATTCTACAAGCTTCTTATTGAGCATGTTGAGGAATTACTTCCAGTTGTCTATACTCCTACTGTCGGTGAAGCTTGCCAGAAATATGGAAGCATATTTACGCAACCACAGGGTCTTTTCATAAGTTTGAAAGAAAA GGGCAAGATTCTTGAAGTATTGAGGAACTGGCCTGAGCAGAATATTCAAGTCATTGTTGTCACTGATGGAGAGCGGATCCTAGGGCTCGGGGATCTTGGCTCTCAT GGGATGGGTATACCTGTGGGTAAACTTGCTCTATACACGGCACTTGGAGGAGTTCGTCCTTCTGCT TGCTTGCCTGTAACCATTGATGTTGGTACAAACAATGAGAAGCTGTTGAATGATGAGTTTTACATAGGGCTGAGGCAAAAGAGGGCTACTGGGCAG GAATATGCAGAACTCCTGAATGAATTCATGACTGCAGTCAAGCAGAATTACGGGGAGAAAGTTCTTGTTCAG TTTGAAGACTTTGCAAACCACAATGCTTTTGATCTGCTCGCAAAGTATGCCTCAACCCATCTTGTTTTTAACGATGACATTCAG GGGACAGCATCGGTGGTTCTTGCAGGGCTTCTTGCAGCTTTGAAGTTAGTAAAGGGATCCTTATCTGAACACAGATTTTTATTCCTTGGTGCTGGAGAG GCCGGCACTGGCATAGCAGAACTCATAGCCCTTGAAATTTCCAAGCAG ACAAATACCCCAGTGGAAGAGACCCGCAAGAACATTTGGCTTGTGGACTCAAAG GGATTGATTGTCAGTTCTCGGTTGGATTCACTCCAACACTTTAAAAAGCCCTGGGCTCATGAACATGAACCGGTCGGGGAACTTGTAGATGCTGTTAAG TCAATCAAGCCAACAGTATTAATTGGAACGTCAGGTGTAGGAAGAACATTCACTAAAGAAGTGGTTGAGGCtatggcttccatgaatgag AGACCTATTATTCTCGCTCTTTCCAATCCAACATCACAATCTGAATGTACTGCGGAAGAAGCATATACATGGACTGAG GGTCGTGCCATATATTGTAGTGGAAGCCCATTCCCGCCAGTTGAATATAATGGGAAGGTTTACTATCCTGGCCAG GCAAACAATGCATACATCTTCCCTGGATTCGGTCTGGGTTTAATAATGTCTGGTACTATCCGTGTTCACGACGACATGCTTCTGGCAGCTT CGGAAGCGTTGGCTTCAATGGTGACCCAGGAAGACTTTGACAAGGGACTCATATACCCTCCATTCACAAACATCAGAAAGATTTCGGCGCATATTGCTGCTAAAGTAGCTGCGAAATCATATGAACTTG GTTTGGCCACCCGCCTCCCCGAACCAAGAGATCTGGAGAAGTATGCTGAAAGCTGTATGTACAGCCCTTCCTATCGAAGTTTCCGGTAA